The following are encoded together in the Glycine max cultivar Williams 82 chromosome 8, Glycine_max_v4.0, whole genome shotgun sequence genome:
- the LOC100791728 gene encoding uncharacterized protein, with protein MSAAVCGSKRSFFEELPPSPPLSKRLRCSSSPIRFPPPSPVDQLRPLFPHMDDLVLERALQECGNDIDAAIKRLNELCLGTADRNGIAEELEVVINLDAGNLEGDGNASVSEEQPALNNHLPADGAEWIDFFVREMMVATSVEDARARAARMLEVLEKSISERAKAEATDVLQKENLMLKEQIEALIKEKNSFKNAFRIQHERSADYEVKNQELQHLKQLVSQYQEQIKTLEVNNYALAMHLKQAQQSNPFPGRFPPDVF; from the exons ATGTCTGCTGCTGTGTGCGGAAGCAAGAGATCTTTCTTCGAAGAGCTTCCTCCTTCTCCGCCACTCTCCAAGAGGCTCCGTTGTTCCTCTTCGCCGATTCGATTCCCTCCTCCCTCTCCCGTCGACCAACTTCGCCCTCTCTTTCCCCACATGGACGACTTG GTTCTTGAGAGAGCTCTCCAAGAATGTGGCAATGATATAGATGCTGCCATCAAGAGGCTTAATGAGCTTTGCTTGGGAACTGCCGATAGAAATGGGATTGCTGAAGAATTGGAGGTTGTCATTAATCTGGATGCAG GTAATTTGGAAGGTGATGGAAATGCTTCTGTTTCTGAGGAGCAGCCTGCTTTGAACAACCACCTTCCGGCAGATGGAGCAGAatggattgatttttttgtcagGGAAATGATGGTTGCTACTAGTGTTGAAGATGCTAGAGCACGTGCTGCCAGAATGCTGGAGGTTCTAGAGAAATCAATCAGTGAAAGAGCAAAGGCTGAGGCAACTGATGTGCTTCAGAAG gaaaatttgatgctgaAAGAGCAAATTGAAGCGTTGATTAAGGAgaaaaattctttcaaaaatgCTTTTAGAATCCAGCATGAACGATCTGCTGATTATGAGGTTAAGAACCAAGAGTTGCAGCATTTGAAGCAATTGGTGTCTCAATACCAGGAGCAGATTAAAACTCTTGAG GTGAATAACTATGCTTTGGCAATGCATTTGAAGCAGGCTCAACAGAGCAACCCCTTTCCTGGGCGCTTCCCACCTGATGTCTTCTAA